Proteins from one Deltaproteobacteria bacterium genomic window:
- a CDS encoding cupin domain-containing protein, with protein MILRLRRNSFAFFLVALLPLFSGCVSGPHFYLQYGSEYRELDLEKILADNPLAAGDNIKVANLGRSGSASQHVVQIRDREVPHVHKIHDATVTMMRGYGYLMLDNKRVNLKAGDIVHVQRGVVHHYVNTSGDPTVLLAVYSPPFDGKDNIPVNGQ; from the coding sequence ATGATTTTGAGGTTGAGAAGAAATAGCTTCGCATTTTTTCTTGTCGCTTTGCTGCCGCTGTTCAGTGGCTGCGTTTCCGGGCCGCATTTTTATTTGCAGTACGGTAGCGAGTATCGTGAACTCGATCTGGAAAAAATACTCGCCGACAATCCGTTGGCTGCCGGTGACAACATCAAAGTCGCCAACCTCGGCCGTTCGGGGAGCGCGAGCCAACATGTCGTGCAGATCCGCGACCGCGAAGTGCCCCATGTGCACAAGATTCACGATGCCACTGTCACGATGATGCGCGGCTACGGCTATCTGATGCTCGACAACAAGCGCGTCAATTTAAAAGCCGGCGACATCGTCCATGTCCAGCGCGGCGTCGTGCATCACTACGTCAACACTTCGGGCGATCCCACCGTCCTGCTGGCGGTTTACTCGCCGCCCTTCGATGGCAAAGACAATATCCCGGTCAACGGCCAGTAA
- a CDS encoding CoA pyrophosphatase produces the protein MIADKILTTLAARTPELVVGNGHKPAAVLIPIEERADGDYIVLTKRGDNMPTHKGQIAFPGGRVHAGDADLVATALRESHEEIGIDPGHVRVLGRLDEFTAGYGIVVTPVVGVIPPQYDFRLDLSETSAIASVPIHSLMAPGTYLKNAHLSPGGHPSYHFYVNNGWDIWGVTARILVQFLELAYDFEVEKK, from the coding sequence ATGATCGCCGATAAGATTCTTACGACACTGGCAGCGCGCACGCCGGAGTTGGTTGTCGGCAACGGCCACAAACCGGCGGCGGTGCTGATCCCGATCGAAGAGCGCGCCGATGGCGACTACATCGTTCTCACCAAGCGCGGCGACAACATGCCGACGCACAAAGGCCAGATCGCTTTTCCCGGCGGCCGGGTGCATGCCGGCGACGCCGATCTGGTGGCCACGGCGCTGCGCGAGAGTCATGAAGAGATCGGTATCGATCCGGGCCATGTGCGGGTTCTCGGCCGGCTCGATGAGTTCACCGCGGGCTACGGCATCGTCGTGACCCCCGTGGTCGGCGTGATTCCGCCGCAATACGATTTTCGTCTCGATCTGTCCGAGACCAGCGCCATCGCCTCGGTGCCGATCCATTCGCTGATGGCCCCGGGCACTTATCTGAAGAACGCGCATCTCTCGCCCGGCGGCCATCCGAGCTATCATTTTTACGTCAACAATGGTTGGGATATTTGGGGCGTGACGGCGCGTATTCTCGTACAGTTTCTGGAGCTGGCTTATGATTTTGAGGTTGAGAAGAAATAG